From a region of the Mycolicibacterium sp. MU0050 genome:
- the mnhG gene encoding monovalent cation/H(+) antiporter subunit G — MNLTDVIAGTLILTGSALALTAAIGVVRFPDTLSRMHAATKPQVLGLLLVLCGAATRLQGNADIGMLILTGLFTVITAPVIAQRVGQLAYREQNLEDRLTVDEMRNETERDSAPDR; from the coding sequence ATGAACCTGACCGACGTCATCGCCGGGACCCTGATCCTCACTGGCTCCGCGCTGGCCCTCACAGCAGCCATCGGCGTGGTGCGCTTCCCCGACACGCTCTCGCGGATGCACGCCGCCACCAAGCCCCAGGTGCTCGGGTTGTTACTGGTGCTGTGCGGGGCCGCGACGCGTCTGCAGGGCAATGCGGACATCGGCATGCTGATCCTGACTGGTCTGTTCACCGTGATCACCGCGCCGGTGATCGCGCAGCGGGTCGGCCAATTGGCCTATCGCGAACAGAATCTGGAGGATCGCCTCACCGTCGACGAGATGCGCAACGAGACCGAGCGGGATTCCGCGCCGGACCGGTAG
- a CDS encoding Na+/H+ antiporter subunit D, whose protein sequence is MTLEHLGPALVPLPVLISLLSAALSLIAGRRPRLQRFLTLFALAVIVAVCAALLYLSDRYGTIAVHVGGWGESEPGMGPLGITLVVDRLSALMLVVSTIVLLTVVYYAIGQGIRDGDEQQPVSIFLPTYLVLSAGVCYAFLAGDLFNLFVGFEVLLTASFVLLTIGASKDRVRAGITYVMVSMVSSLIFLFGLALVYAATGTLNMAELALRLDDVSSGTRSALFAVLLVAFGIKAAVFPLSAWLPDSYPTAPAPVTAVFAGLLTKVGVYAIIRAHSLLFPGGELDGILLVAALLTMVVGILGAIAQNDIKRLLSFTLVSHIGYMVFGVALSTQLGMSGAIYYVAHHIIVQTTLFLVVGLIERQAGASTLRRIGGLAAASPVLAFVFVVPALNLGGIPPFSGFIGKVALLEAGAQVGSVLAWVLVGGSVVTSLLTLYVVARVWTKAFWRERVDAPEGELSAASPSALLEDSDDDVVFADRDDVGRMPLGMLLPTGALIVVGVALTVFAGPIIAYSDRAADQVLDRNQYISSVVGERP, encoded by the coding sequence ATGACGCTCGAACACCTCGGTCCGGCGCTGGTCCCGCTGCCGGTCCTGATCTCGTTGCTGTCGGCGGCGTTGTCGCTCATCGCCGGCCGCCGGCCGCGGCTGCAGCGGTTCCTCACGCTGTTCGCGCTGGCCGTCATTGTCGCGGTGTGCGCGGCGCTGCTGTATCTGTCCGACCGGTACGGCACCATCGCGGTGCACGTCGGCGGCTGGGGCGAGTCCGAACCCGGGATGGGCCCGTTGGGCATCACGCTGGTGGTGGACCGCCTGTCCGCGCTGATGCTGGTGGTCTCGACGATCGTGCTGCTGACGGTGGTCTACTACGCCATCGGGCAGGGTATCCGCGACGGCGACGAGCAGCAGCCGGTGTCGATCTTTCTGCCCACCTATCTGGTGCTGTCGGCCGGTGTTTGCTACGCGTTCCTCGCCGGCGACCTGTTCAACCTGTTCGTCGGCTTCGAGGTGCTGCTGACCGCCAGCTTCGTGCTGTTGACCATCGGCGCCAGCAAGGACCGCGTGCGGGCCGGCATCACCTACGTGATGGTCTCGATGGTCTCGTCGCTGATCTTCCTGTTCGGCCTGGCCCTGGTGTATGCCGCCACCGGCACGTTGAACATGGCCGAACTGGCGCTGCGCCTCGACGACGTCAGCAGCGGCACCCGCAGCGCGCTGTTCGCGGTGCTGCTCGTCGCGTTCGGCATCAAGGCCGCAGTGTTCCCGTTGTCGGCCTGGCTGCCCGACTCCTACCCGACCGCGCCGGCCCCGGTGACCGCGGTGTTCGCCGGCCTGCTGACGAAGGTGGGCGTCTACGCCATCATCCGCGCGCACTCGCTGCTGTTCCCGGGCGGCGAACTGGACGGCATCCTGCTGGTCGCGGCGCTGCTGACGATGGTGGTCGGCATCCTCGGTGCCATCGCGCAGAACGACATCAAACGTCTGCTGTCATTCACCCTGGTCAGCCACATCGGCTACATGGTCTTCGGCGTCGCGCTGTCCACCCAGCTCGGCATGTCCGGCGCCATCTACTACGTGGCGCACCACATCATCGTGCAGACCACCCTGTTCCTCGTGGTGGGTCTGATCGAGCGGCAGGCCGGGGCCTCGACGCTGCGCCGGATCGGCGGGCTGGCGGCGGCCAGCCCGGTGCTGGCGTTCGTCTTCGTGGTCCCGGCCCTGAATCTCGGCGGCATCCCGCCGTTCTCCGGTTTCATCGGGAAGGTGGCGCTTCTCGAGGCCGGTGCGCAGGTCGGCTCGGTGCTGGCCTGGGTGCTCGTCGGCGGCTCGGTGGTCACCAGCCTGTTGACGCTTTACGTGGTGGCCCGGGTCTGGACCAAGGCGTTCTGGCGCGAACGGGTCGACGCGCCCGAAGGCGAGCTGTCGGCGGCCTCCCCCTCGGCGTTGTTGGAGGACTCGGACGACGACGTGGTCTTCGCCGATCGCGACGACGTCGGCCGGATGCCGCTCGGCATGCTGCTGCCGACGGGGGCGCTGATCGTCGTCGGGGTGGCCCTGACCGTGTTCGCCGGGCCGATCATCGCCTACAGCGACCGCGCCGCAGACCAGGTCCTGGACCGCAACCAGTACATCTCGTCGGTGGTCGGTGAGCGCCCATGA
- a CDS encoding LytR C-terminal domain-containing protein, translating into MNERVPDSSGLPLRAMVMVLLFLGVIFLLVAFQALGSGGDDDESPAATVTTSATPTSEEAAAPEEEEEAAPRADVRVYNISEVAGAADRTATRLRDEGWTVTETGNLTLPSVEVTTVYFGDAEGEQAAAEELGRLLEAPVEPRLPELVEQPPGVVVVVTG; encoded by the coding sequence ATGAACGAGCGCGTCCCGGACTCCTCAGGCCTACCGCTGCGCGCCATGGTGATGGTGCTGCTGTTCCTGGGAGTCATATTCCTCCTGGTGGCCTTCCAAGCGCTGGGTTCCGGCGGAGACGACGACGAGAGCCCCGCGGCCACCGTCACCACCTCGGCGACGCCCACCTCCGAAGAGGCCGCCGCGCCGGAGGAGGAAGAAGAGGCCGCGCCGCGAGCAGACGTGCGCGTCTACAACATCTCCGAGGTTGCCGGCGCGGCCGACCGCACCGCGACCCGGTTGCGTGACGAGGGGTGGACGGTCACCGAGACGGGCAACCTGACCCTGCCCAGCGTCGAGGTCACCACCGTCTACTTCGGCGATGCCGAGGGCGAGCAGGCCGCCGCCGAGGAACTGGGCCGACTGCTGGAGGCGCCGGTCGAACCGCGACTCCCCGAACTTGTGGAGCAGCCTCCGGGCGTCGTCGTGGTGGTCACAGGTTAG
- a CDS encoding DUF3263 domain-containing protein, producing the protein MDGAMARAERSGDDAELTDGLTRREHDILAFERQWWKYAGSKEDAIKELFSMSATRYYQVLNALVDRPEALAADPMLVKRLRRLRASRQKARAARRLGFEVT; encoded by the coding sequence ATGGACGGCGCCATGGCAAGGGCTGAGCGGTCGGGCGATGACGCTGAGCTCACCGATGGGCTGACCCGTCGTGAGCACGACATCCTGGCTTTCGAGCGGCAGTGGTGGAAGTACGCCGGCTCGAAGGAGGACGCCATCAAGGAGCTGTTCTCGATGTCGGCCACCCGGTACTACCAGGTGCTCAACGCACTCGTGGATCGCCCCGAGGCGTTGGCGGCCGACCCGATGCTGGTGAAACGGCTGCGGCGGCTCCGGGCCAGCAGGCAGAAGGCGCGCGCCGCCCGCCGGCTGGGCTTCGAGGTCACCTGA
- a CDS encoding Na+/H+ antiporter subunit E: MKLFGKRFTGRWLVLRIWMLIWLTLVWVLLWGGFTPANVISGLTIALVITVLLPLPPVPVEGRVHPISLAYLILRVAWSLVQSSFQIAWLAIRPSGPPITAVLRAHMNLKSDLVLALSVNIMNVIPGSIVLEIDQERRMLYVHVIDASTEKAVSKFYRQAAWVERLLIRAFERDEEWRPAANGGSALDSAQVDAEVERP; this comes from the coding sequence ATGAAACTCTTCGGGAAGCGGTTCACCGGACGCTGGCTGGTCCTGCGGATCTGGATGCTGATCTGGCTGACCTTGGTGTGGGTGCTGTTATGGGGCGGCTTCACGCCCGCCAACGTGATCAGCGGCCTGACCATCGCCCTGGTCATCACCGTGCTGCTGCCGCTGCCACCGGTCCCGGTCGAGGGCCGCGTCCATCCCATCTCGCTGGCCTACCTGATCCTGCGCGTCGCCTGGTCGCTGGTGCAGTCCAGTTTCCAGATCGCGTGGCTGGCAATCCGGCCGAGCGGTCCGCCGATCACCGCGGTGCTGCGCGCGCACATGAACCTCAAGTCGGATCTGGTGCTCGCGCTGTCGGTCAACATCATGAACGTGATCCCGGGGTCGATCGTGCTCGAGATCGACCAGGAACGCCGGATGCTCTACGTCCACGTCATCGACGCCAGCACCGAGAAGGCGGTGAGCAAGTTCTACCGGCAGGCGGCCTGGGTGGAGCGGCTCCTGATCCGGGCGTTCGAGCGCGACGAGGAGTGGCGGCCCGCCGCCAACGGTGGCAGCGCCCTGGATAGCGCCCAGGTGGATGCGGAGGTGGAGCGCCCATGA
- a CDS encoding MerR family transcriptional regulator, with amino-acid sequence MADDLTIDEFARITNTSARNVRAYHERRLLPPPRMVGRTGYYQEMHIERMAAIQALQAEGFSLAAVRALLDAWESGTTIDELVGAKHTRAATRSGAIDLSAVYPMTKFRFPGLHPDHIVRNRLLGTLAGDGVPHTQLIAPGGSGKSTLAAEYVRTLPGDCAWVSLDSDDDDAGRFWTTVLIGIRTVRTDFGPDLLSRLVGGANVDAVLIDIADELSTSAHSLTVVLDDLHVIGSDEVMRQLHWFITRVHPSHCRLLICSRTRPSIAAARLVIGGHLAVLDTEDLAFDPDETRELLVNRLKVDLTAAQVAEIVERTDGWPAGIYLAGMALRNGASPESVLQALIQPDRRTHEYFSEEVLTLLEPAHLRFLEEISILERFNAELCDHVRRAWDSQQFLDELEDNLFIIPLDDTGYWKRLHHTFASVVRARATLTEHRMHRHQRAAHWYRQHDQLPEAVHHLIEAGEFDAAARLIGDIYPAFLNVSNQGAMVERWLDKLPPELIANSTTLSLATALIAGLRGDTADMSAWLANAEKLSAHPTSSAKSSATTLSLVYFVRGLLHFGAVEQAREWARTGYQLCPPEHVWMPMQAASLALLCTWVDGPTEEVLTLCEQVLSCPAGAQQPIATTGAWALKAVVLASQGDPPGALAAVRRAGQIRATAGLNRVPQSANTWTSSARAHRLLGMYDAAAADAENGYAAISNGAPGRDGTGAVVPLLIELVHARRHQGRGAEARRFAEEARARLRDVDGTGLLPQMLAEATAGL; translated from the coding sequence GTGGCCGACGACCTGACCATCGACGAGTTCGCCCGCATCACGAACACGTCGGCCCGCAACGTGCGCGCCTACCACGAGCGTCGCCTGTTGCCGCCGCCGCGGATGGTGGGTCGGACCGGCTACTACCAGGAAATGCACATCGAGCGGATGGCCGCCATCCAGGCCCTGCAGGCCGAGGGATTCTCGTTGGCGGCCGTGCGAGCCCTGCTGGACGCCTGGGAGTCCGGCACCACCATTGATGAATTGGTGGGAGCGAAGCACACCCGGGCCGCCACCCGCAGCGGCGCCATCGACCTCTCCGCGGTGTACCCGATGACCAAGTTCCGCTTCCCGGGACTGCATCCCGACCACATCGTGCGCAACCGGCTGCTGGGCACCCTGGCCGGAGACGGCGTCCCGCACACCCAACTGATCGCCCCCGGCGGCAGCGGAAAGTCCACCCTGGCCGCCGAGTACGTCCGGACCCTCCCCGGCGATTGCGCCTGGGTGTCGCTGGACTCCGACGACGACGACGCCGGCCGGTTCTGGACCACCGTGTTGATCGGGATACGCACCGTCCGAACCGACTTCGGCCCGGACCTGCTCAGCCGGCTGGTGGGCGGCGCCAACGTCGATGCGGTGCTGATCGACATCGCCGACGAGCTGTCCACCTCGGCCCACAGCCTGACGGTGGTGCTCGACGACCTGCATGTCATCGGCAGCGACGAAGTGATGCGGCAGCTGCACTGGTTCATCACGCGGGTGCACCCCAGCCATTGCCGCTTGTTGATCTGCTCCCGCACCCGGCCCTCGATCGCCGCCGCTCGGCTGGTCATCGGCGGGCACCTGGCCGTGCTGGACACCGAGGACCTGGCGTTCGACCCGGACGAAACCCGCGAACTCCTGGTCAACCGGCTGAAGGTGGACCTCACCGCGGCCCAGGTGGCCGAGATCGTCGAGCGCACCGACGGCTGGCCGGCCGGCATCTATCTGGCGGGGATGGCATTACGCAACGGGGCGTCGCCGGAGTCGGTGCTCCAGGCCCTGATCCAGCCGGATCGCCGCACCCACGAATACTTTTCCGAAGAAGTCCTGACCCTGCTGGAGCCGGCCCATCTGAGGTTCCTGGAGGAAATCTCGATCCTCGAGCGGTTCAACGCCGAACTGTGCGACCACGTTCGGCGCGCCTGGGACTCGCAGCAGTTCCTCGACGAACTCGAGGACAACCTGTTCATCATCCCGCTGGATGACACCGGCTACTGGAAACGGCTGCACCACACCTTCGCCTCGGTGGTCCGGGCCCGCGCCACCCTCACCGAGCACCGCATGCACCGGCACCAGCGGGCCGCCCACTGGTACCGCCAACACGATCAGCTACCCGAAGCCGTGCACCACCTGATCGAGGCCGGTGAGTTCGACGCCGCGGCCCGCCTGATCGGCGACATCTACCCGGCGTTTCTCAATGTCAGCAACCAGGGCGCGATGGTCGAACGCTGGCTCGACAAGCTGCCGCCGGAACTGATCGCCAACTCGACCACGCTGAGCCTGGCCACGGCCCTGATCGCCGGGCTGCGCGGCGACACCGCCGACATGTCGGCATGGCTGGCCAACGCCGAGAAGCTCTCGGCGCATCCGACGAGTTCGGCCAAGTCGTCGGCCACCACGCTGTCGCTGGTCTACTTCGTGCGCGGATTGTTGCATTTCGGCGCCGTCGAACAGGCCCGGGAGTGGGCGCGCACCGGGTACCAGCTCTGCCCGCCCGAGCACGTCTGGATGCCGATGCAGGCGGCGTCGCTGGCCCTGCTGTGCACCTGGGTGGACGGCCCCACCGAGGAGGTCCTGACCCTGTGCGAGCAGGTCCTGAGCTGTCCGGCCGGGGCTCAGCAGCCCATCGCGACAACCGGAGCCTGGGCGCTCAAGGCCGTGGTCCTGGCGTCCCAGGGTGACCCTCCGGGGGCGCTGGCCGCAGTCCGCCGCGCCGGCCAGATCCGGGCCACCGCTGGACTCAACCGGGTGCCCCAGTCCGCCAACACCTGGACCTCGTCGGCCCGCGCGCATCGTCTGCTCGGCATGTACGACGCCGCGGCGGCCGATGCCGAGAACGGTTACGCCGCCATCTCCAACGGTGCACCGGGGCGCGACGGCACCGGCGCCGTCGTCCCGCTGCTGATCGAGCTCGTCCACGCGCGACGCCACCAGGGTCGCGGAGCCGAGGCCCGCCGATTCGCCGAAGAGGCGCGGGCCCGGCTGCGGGACGTCGACGGGACCGGGCTGCTGCCGCAGATGCTGGCCGAGGCCACCGCCGGTCTGTGA
- a CDS encoding LON peptidase substrate-binding domain-containing protein: MTAARTTPMFPLQSALLPGESLPLRVFEPRYSALVRACLDTDAPAFGVVLIARGREVGGGDERHDVGALARIVSVADHGGGRYQLKCIVQERFRVTAWLPDDPYPRASIEDWPDEPAEVSAAELAALEDAVWELLEFLAAARDIRLTSRAEVFGVLPETPGDRLYALAGCVPIGPADRYAVLAAPGPAQRLAALREAVETVDAMARFQASSPD, translated from the coding sequence ATGACGGCTGCGCGGACCACACCGATGTTCCCCCTGCAGTCGGCGCTACTTCCCGGGGAGTCCCTGCCGCTGCGCGTCTTCGAACCGCGCTACTCGGCGCTGGTGCGCGCGTGTCTGGACACCGACGCCCCGGCCTTCGGGGTGGTACTGATCGCCCGGGGCCGTGAGGTCGGCGGCGGCGACGAGCGCCACGACGTCGGCGCGCTGGCGCGCATCGTGTCGGTCGCCGATCACGGCGGGGGTCGGTACCAGTTGAAATGCATTGTCCAGGAACGCTTTCGGGTGACCGCGTGGTTACCCGACGACCCTTACCCGCGGGCGTCCATCGAGGACTGGCCCGACGAACCCGCCGAGGTGAGCGCCGCCGAGCTCGCGGCGCTGGAGGACGCCGTCTGGGAGTTGCTGGAGTTCCTGGCCGCCGCCCGTGACATCCGGCTGACGAGCCGCGCGGAGGTGTTCGGTGTCCTGCCGGAGACGCCGGGCGATCGACTGTACGCCCTGGCGGGCTGCGTCCCGATCGGACCGGCGGACCGCTACGCGGTGCTGGCCGCGCCCGGACCGGCGCAGCGGCTCGCGGCCCTGCGGGAAGCGGTGGAGACCGTCGACGCCATGGCGCGGTTCCAGGCCTCGAGTCCGGACTGA
- the sodC gene encoding superoxide dismutase[Cu-Zn] translates to MVKPVAAVLFAAPVALLAACSPPGEVPSDAPGTTPSIWTGSPAPSGVDEGSGEGQASGSADKLSVPINDASGAQVATATFEFSSGFAKVTVETTGTGKLTPGFHGLHLHSVGKCEPNSVAPDGGAPGDFLSAGGHFQAPGHSGHPASGDLTSLQVRQDGSALLVTTTDAFTQDDVLAGDQTAIIIHEKADNFANIPPERYNQVNGTPGPDETTMATGDAGKRVACGVISES, encoded by the coding sequence ATGGTCAAGCCCGTCGCAGCAGTTCTGTTTGCCGCCCCCGTTGCCCTGCTCGCCGCATGCTCGCCTCCGGGTGAGGTTCCCTCGGACGCGCCGGGCACCACACCGTCGATCTGGACGGGCTCGCCCGCGCCGTCGGGCGTCGATGAGGGCTCCGGTGAAGGGCAGGCGTCCGGCAGTGCCGACAAGCTGAGCGTGCCGATCAACGATGCGTCGGGCGCGCAGGTCGCCACCGCCACGTTCGAGTTCAGCAGCGGCTTCGCCAAGGTCACCGTCGAGACCACCGGGACCGGGAAGCTGACGCCGGGCTTCCACGGCCTGCATCTGCATTCGGTGGGCAAGTGCGAGCCCAACTCGGTGGCCCCGGACGGCGGCGCCCCCGGTGACTTCCTTTCGGCCGGTGGGCATTTCCAGGCTCCGGGCCACAGCGGGCACCCCGCCAGCGGTGACCTGACCTCGCTGCAGGTGCGTCAGGACGGATCCGCGTTGTTGGTGACCACCACCGACGCGTTCACGCAGGACGACGTGCTGGCCGGCGATCAGACGGCGATCATCATCCATGAGAAGGCCGACAACTTCGCCAACATCCCGCCGGAGCGGTACAACCAGGTCAACGGAACGCCGGGTCCGGACGAGACCACCATGGCCACCGGTGACGCCGGTAAGCGAGTGGCCTGCGGTGTCATCTCCGAGTCGTAG
- a CDS encoding monovalent cation/H+ antiporter complex subunit F, which yields MSVVWILAGIMLSAAAGVTMFRLLSGPSTLDRLVSLDTMIAVTMCGIGTWAAYSLDTTVTYSMAALALISFVGSVSIARFRVPDTDEPEVTR from the coding sequence ATGAGCGTCGTGTGGATCTTGGCCGGCATCATGTTGTCCGCGGCCGCGGGCGTCACGATGTTCCGGCTGCTGTCCGGGCCCAGCACGCTGGACCGGCTGGTTTCGCTGGACACCATGATCGCGGTGACCATGTGCGGGATCGGCACCTGGGCCGCGTACAGCCTGGACACCACGGTCACCTACAGCATGGCGGCGCTGGCGCTGATCAGCTTCGTCGGTTCGGTCAGCATCGCCCGGTTCCGGGTGCCGGACACCGACGAGCCGGAGGTCACCCGATGA
- a CDS encoding PAS domain-containing protein yields the protein MATRASGEPIRGLIVTALAECDRPMSTSELRRRLAVDFDVYVLTETLYRSLSILQRRGAIAKIDGRGRCALWVLNTEDPGDDGVGADERVPAGRHWPERGWQTGTDCLKVLRTDGVLLHVNNRGREVLGLDDDEEEFGMPWLDLLPSHIRSQGLRSLQRAVEGHRSGFAGVTFKPDGTPQYWDNTLIPLEGDDGRIREILCISRDVTPHVREGGTGPHQPRPHFPGSPPRRRRGGAVADRLNRLFSAIRAPDGTAYTNTDVLRALADRGVYISAPYLSQLRHGNRKRPSEATVDALADFFGVRPVYFADTYDEEDLQYLVRLDSDLHWLELAQDPDVRRLTTLMLGLSPEAQHELGDYLDRLAR from the coding sequence ATGGCCACTAGAGCATCGGGTGAGCCGATCCGCGGACTGATCGTCACCGCGCTCGCCGAGTGCGACCGGCCCATGAGCACCAGCGAGCTGCGGCGCCGCCTCGCGGTCGACTTCGACGTCTACGTGTTGACCGAGACGCTCTACCGCAGCCTGTCGATCCTGCAGCGGCGCGGCGCCATCGCCAAGATCGATGGCCGGGGCCGCTGCGCGCTGTGGGTGCTGAACACCGAGGACCCGGGCGACGACGGCGTCGGAGCCGACGAACGCGTCCCCGCGGGCCGGCATTGGCCCGAGCGGGGTTGGCAGACCGGCACCGACTGTCTGAAGGTGCTGCGCACCGACGGGGTGCTGTTGCACGTGAACAACCGCGGACGGGAGGTGCTCGGACTCGACGACGACGAGGAGGAGTTCGGCATGCCCTGGCTGGACTTGCTGCCCAGCCACATCCGCAGCCAGGGGTTGCGGTCGCTGCAGCGGGCGGTCGAGGGACACCGGTCCGGATTCGCCGGAGTGACCTTCAAACCCGACGGCACGCCACAGTACTGGGACAACACCCTGATCCCGCTCGAGGGCGACGACGGGCGCATTCGGGAGATCCTGTGCATCTCCCGCGACGTCACCCCACACGTCCGGGAGGGGGGGACCGGCCCGCACCAGCCGCGGCCGCACTTCCCCGGCTCGCCGCCGCGACGCCGGCGGGGCGGCGCCGTCGCCGATCGGCTGAATCGGCTCTTCTCAGCGATCCGGGCGCCGGACGGCACCGCCTACACCAACACCGACGTGCTGCGGGCGCTCGCCGATCGCGGGGTGTACATCTCCGCGCCCTACCTGTCCCAGTTGCGACACGGCAACCGCAAACGGCCGTCGGAGGCGACGGTCGACGCGCTGGCCGACTTTTTCGGGGTGCGTCCGGTGTACTTCGCGGACACTTACGACGAGGAAGACCTGCAGTACCTGGTCCGGCTCGACTCCGACCTCCATTGGCTCGAACTGGCCCAGGACCCGGATGTGCGACGCCTGACCACCCTGATGTTGGGGCTCTCACCCGAGGCGCAACACGAGTTGGGCGACTACCTCGACCGGCTGGCGCGCTGA
- a CDS encoding glutamate--cysteine ligase, with amino-acid sequence MRRDKVDHRDHIEFAGSYRPTVGVEWEFALVDADTRDLSNEAADVIAEFGENPHVHKELLRNTIEVVTGICRNTGEAVEDLRGTLRSVQQAVRSRNMELFCAGTHPFATWDSQQLTDAPRYAELIKRTQWWGRQMLIWGVHVHVGVSSSHKVMPIISALLNQYPHLLALSASSPWWAGEDTGYASNRSMMFQQLPTAGLPFQFQTWGEFEGFVADQKKTGIIDHINEVRWDIRPSPHLGTIEVRIFDGVSNVRELAALVALTHCLIVDLDRRLDSGEDLPTMPPWHVQENKWRAARYGLDAEIILDAASNERLVTDDLDDVLTRLQPVARSLDCVDELAGVADIPRVGASYQRQRRVAEEHDGDLRAVVDALVAELDE; translated from the coding sequence GTGCGGCGGGACAAGGTCGACCACCGCGACCACATCGAGTTCGCCGGCTCCTATCGGCCGACGGTGGGTGTCGAATGGGAGTTCGCGCTCGTCGACGCCGACACCCGCGACCTGAGCAACGAGGCTGCCGACGTCATCGCCGAGTTCGGCGAGAACCCGCATGTGCACAAGGAATTGCTGCGCAACACCATCGAGGTGGTCACCGGTATCTGCCGCAACACCGGCGAAGCGGTCGAGGACCTGCGCGGCACCCTGCGCTCGGTCCAGCAGGCGGTCCGATCCCGCAACATGGAGTTGTTCTGCGCGGGCACCCACCCGTTCGCGACGTGGGATTCCCAGCAGCTGACCGACGCCCCGCGCTACGCGGAGCTGATCAAGCGCACCCAGTGGTGGGGTCGGCAGATGCTGATCTGGGGTGTGCACGTGCACGTCGGGGTGTCGTCGTCGCACAAGGTGATGCCGATCATCTCCGCGCTGCTCAACCAGTATCCGCACCTGCTGGCGCTCTCGGCGTCCTCGCCGTGGTGGGCCGGCGAGGACACCGGCTATGCCAGCAACCGGTCGATGATGTTCCAGCAGCTGCCCACCGCGGGGCTGCCGTTCCAGTTCCAAACCTGGGGTGAATTCGAAGGTTTCGTCGCCGACCAGAAGAAGACCGGCATCATCGACCACATCAACGAGGTGCGCTGGGACATCCGGCCGTCGCCGCACCTGGGCACGATCGAGGTGCGGATCTTCGACGGGGTGTCCAATGTCCGCGAGCTGGCCGCACTGGTGGCGCTGACACACTGCCTGATCGTGGACCTCGACCGTCGCCTCGACAGCGGCGAAGACCTGCCCACCATGCCGCCCTGGCATGTGCAGGAGAACAAGTGGCGAGCCGCCCGTTACGGGCTGGACGCCGAGATCATCCTGGACGCGGCCAGCAACGAGCGTTTGGTGACCGACGACCTCGACGATGTGCTGACCCGGCTGCAGCCGGTCGCGCGGTCGCTGGACTGCGTCGACGAACTCGCCGGCGTGGCCGACATTCCGCGGGTGGGTGCCTCGTATCAACGCCAGCGCCGGGTGGCCGAGGAACACGACGGCGATCTGCGCGCCGTGGTGGACGCGCTGGTGGCCGAGTTGGACGAATAG